One Sphaerisporangium krabiense DNA segment encodes these proteins:
- a CDS encoding class I SAM-dependent methyltransferase, which translates to MEWFEDDTFWADFAGALFAPERLREARAWVATSPLLDLPPGTTVLDLGCGPGTYAVPLAERGARVTGVDLSGAMLDRAREAAQAAGLTVRLVRADMREFVEPHRYDEVVSMYTSFGYFADPAQNQLVLRNAWRSLVPGGRLLMDLFSKEIFARWAGTPKVVEVDGGSLFMRDTILDDWTRFRSDWTLVRGGTARHGFFEQFVYSAAEIRSMLAAAGFTDIVCFGGFAGEPYDNNAKRLVVQATRPREAEAGRP; encoded by the coding sequence GTGGAGTGGTTTGAGGACGACACGTTCTGGGCGGACTTCGCCGGGGCACTGTTCGCGCCGGAGCGCCTGAGAGAGGCGCGGGCATGGGTGGCGACCTCCCCGCTGCTCGACCTGCCGCCCGGGACCACGGTGCTCGACCTGGGCTGCGGCCCGGGCACCTACGCCGTACCTCTCGCCGAGCGGGGAGCCCGCGTCACCGGGGTGGATCTCAGTGGCGCCATGCTGGACCGGGCCCGCGAGGCCGCCCAGGCGGCCGGATTGACGGTCCGCCTGGTCCGCGCCGACATGCGGGAGTTCGTCGAGCCGCACCGCTACGACGAGGTCGTCAGCATGTACACCTCTTTCGGGTACTTCGCCGACCCGGCGCAGAACCAGCTCGTGCTGCGCAACGCCTGGCGGAGCCTGGTGCCCGGCGGCCGGTTGCTGATGGACCTGTTCAGCAAAGAGATCTTCGCCCGGTGGGCCGGCACCCCGAAGGTGGTCGAGGTCGACGGGGGTTCCCTGTTCATGCGGGACACCATTCTGGACGACTGGACCCGCTTCCGCAGCGACTGGACTCTGGTGCGGGGCGGCACGGCCCGGCACGGGTTCTTCGAGCAGTTCGTCTACAGCGCCGCCGAGATCCGCTCCATGCTGGCCGCCGCCGGGTTCACCGACATCGTCTGCTTCGGCGGCTTCGCCGGGGAGCCGTACGACAACAACGCGAAGCGGCTGGTCGTCCAGGCGACCCGCCCGCGGGAAGCCGAGGCGGGCCGGCCGTGA
- a CDS encoding ABC transporter ATP-binding protein, with the protein MLEVERLTAGYLGGRHRVTVVKDVTIRVDGGEIVGLVGESGCGKTTLARVITGLDRPSAGVVRFAGVDVHTLRGRALRDHRRHVQMVFQDPYLTLSPRQRVRQALAEPLRIHRIGDSRARSARVDELLDLVGLDPGVGERRPRQLSGGQRQRVAIARALALGPRLLVCDEPVTALDVSVQAKVLNLLCDLRDRLGLGCLFITHDLAVVRQLADRVAVMRDGRIVEQGPTLEVTTTPRHPYTRALLAATPTIDAGSEGRPPG; encoded by the coding sequence ATGCTGGAGGTCGAACGGCTCACCGCCGGCTACCTCGGTGGCCGTCACCGGGTGACCGTGGTCAAGGACGTCACGATCCGCGTCGACGGGGGCGAGATCGTCGGGCTCGTCGGTGAGTCCGGCTGCGGCAAGACGACGCTCGCGCGCGTCATCACCGGACTCGACCGCCCCAGCGCGGGCGTGGTGCGCTTCGCCGGGGTGGACGTGCACACCCTGCGGGGCCGGGCGCTGCGAGACCATCGACGACACGTCCAGATGGTGTTCCAGGATCCGTATCTCACCCTCAGCCCTCGGCAGAGGGTACGGCAGGCCTTGGCCGAGCCGCTCCGCATCCACCGGATCGGCGACTCCCGGGCACGCTCGGCCCGCGTGGACGAGCTGCTCGACCTCGTCGGGCTCGATCCCGGCGTGGGCGAGCGCCGGCCCCGGCAGTTGTCGGGGGGCCAGCGGCAGCGGGTGGCCATCGCGCGGGCGCTCGCCCTGGGGCCCCGCCTGCTCGTGTGCGACGAACCCGTCACCGCGCTCGACGTGTCGGTGCAGGCCAAGGTGCTCAACCTGCTGTGCGACCTGCGCGACCGGCTCGGTCTGGGCTGCCTGTTCATCACCCACGATCTCGCCGTGGTCCGGCAGCTCGCGGACCGGGTCGCGGTCATGCGCGACGGCCGTATCGTCGAGCAGGGCCCGACCCTGGAGGTGACCACCACGCCCCGTCACCCCTACACCCGTGCCCTGCTCGCGGCGACCCCCACGATCGATGCCGGATCCGAGGGGCGTCCGCCCGGCTGA
- a CDS encoding dipeptide/oligopeptide/nickel ABC transporter permease/ATP-binding protein, which translates to MTEGRRRWGLPASVRGVTPAALPLIVFAIAGLLAPVLSPADPAAIDLTAGLLPPSADHLLGTDQLGRDQLSRILYGARVSLSVTAAVLAISMTVGVVTGTVAGYLGGGVDRVIARVIDMAVSLPGMLVALAVIGVRGPGVENLVVAMSLWTWAPYARIARAQVAGLRGSPHLDALRLLGAGPVRVVGRHLLPPALAPCLVYAGTDVGAIVLGVATLSFLGLGIPPPQPEWGQMLVEGRPFLASAWWLAYPPGIAITAVVFASNLLGERLAGGDERPSILRLVRPALRRPAGASVTPAASADDDAVLLRVRDLSVGYPYGDGRRRVVAAVSYEVRRARVLAIVGETGSGKTTSALAPFGLLDPSAVVTGSATLSTGAGARELMGLTPRERRRVNGRQVGVVFQDSLAVLNPLRTVGAHVDEAVRNAGRGGRRAATRRVSEELLRLAGLPDPAAIAGELPHRLSGGMRQRVQIAVALAGEPELLVADEPTSALDVTVQARVLDLLGRLRDELGMAMVVVSHDLAVVSRLADDVAVMYAGRIVESGPLATVIGDPDHPYTRGLLDAVPRPGAAPGTRFRTMPGRAGTGPDETGGCAFAPRCPIAVAACAKDRPALEPTASAPAHRSACPRHPGGAARPPRTADEREGL; encoded by the coding sequence GTGACCGAGGGACGTCGCCGGTGGGGACTTCCGGCGAGCGTGCGCGGCGTCACGCCGGCCGCCCTTCCGCTGATCGTGTTCGCGATCGCGGGACTGCTGGCCCCCGTCCTCTCCCCCGCCGATCCGGCGGCCATCGATCTGACGGCGGGCCTGCTGCCGCCGTCCGCGGACCACCTGCTCGGCACCGATCAGCTCGGACGGGATCAGCTCAGCCGCATCCTGTACGGCGCGCGCGTCTCGCTGTCGGTGACGGCGGCGGTCCTGGCGATCTCGATGACCGTCGGCGTCGTCACCGGCACGGTGGCCGGTTACCTGGGCGGCGGCGTCGACCGGGTGATCGCGCGGGTGATCGACATGGCCGTCTCCCTGCCCGGGATGCTGGTGGCGCTGGCGGTCATCGGAGTGCGGGGCCCCGGCGTGGAGAACCTGGTCGTCGCGATGTCCCTGTGGACGTGGGCGCCGTACGCCCGCATCGCGCGCGCCCAGGTCGCGGGCCTGCGGGGCAGCCCGCACCTGGACGCGCTGCGGCTGCTCGGCGCCGGGCCCGTGCGCGTCGTCGGCCGGCATCTGCTCCCGCCCGCTCTCGCGCCGTGCCTGGTCTACGCCGGCACCGACGTCGGCGCCATCGTGCTCGGCGTGGCCACGTTGAGCTTCCTCGGCCTCGGCATCCCGCCGCCGCAGCCCGAGTGGGGTCAGATGCTCGTCGAGGGGCGCCCCTTCCTGGCCTCCGCCTGGTGGCTGGCCTACCCGCCCGGCATCGCGATCACGGCCGTGGTGTTCGCGAGCAACCTGCTCGGGGAGCGTCTGGCGGGCGGCGACGAGCGGCCCTCCATCCTGCGGCTGGTACGTCCGGCGCTCCGGCGTCCGGCCGGGGCATCCGTCACCCCGGCCGCCTCCGCCGATGACGACGCCGTGCTGCTGCGCGTGCGGGACCTGTCGGTCGGCTACCCGTACGGCGACGGGCGTCGCCGCGTCGTCGCCGCGGTCTCGTACGAGGTCCGGCGCGCACGGGTGCTGGCCATCGTCGGCGAGACCGGGAGCGGCAAGACCACGTCGGCGCTGGCGCCCTTCGGCCTGCTGGACCCCAGCGCGGTGGTCACCGGCTCGGCGACGTTGTCGACAGGCGCCGGGGCCCGCGAACTGATGGGCCTCACGCCGCGCGAGCGGCGCCGGGTCAACGGCCGCCAGGTGGGTGTGGTCTTCCAGGACAGCCTCGCGGTGCTCAACCCGCTGCGGACCGTCGGCGCGCACGTCGACGAGGCCGTCCGCAACGCGGGCCGGGGAGGACGGCGGGCCGCCACCCGCCGCGTCAGCGAAGAGCTACTGCGCCTGGCCGGTCTGCCCGACCCCGCCGCGATCGCCGGTGAGCTGCCGCACCGGCTCTCCGGTGGGATGCGGCAACGCGTGCAGATCGCCGTCGCCCTGGCCGGTGAACCGGAGTTGCTCGTCGCCGACGAGCCGACCTCCGCGCTCGACGTGACCGTGCAGGCGCGGGTGCTCGACCTGCTGGGAAGGCTGCGCGACGAGCTGGGCATGGCCATGGTCGTGGTCAGCCACGACCTGGCGGTGGTCTCGCGACTGGCCGACGACGTGGCCGTCATGTACGCCGGGCGGATCGTGGAATCGGGGCCGCTCGCCACCGTGATCGGCGACCCGGATCATCCCTACACCCGTGGCCTGCTCGACGCCGTGCCGCGCCCCGGAGCGGCGCCGGGCACCCGTTTCCGTACCATGCCGGGACGCGCGGGCACCGGCCCGGACGAGACCGGCGGCTGCGCGTTCGCACCGCGGTGCCCGATCGCCGTCGCGGCCTGCGCGAAGGACCGGCCGGCCCTGGAACCGACGGCCTCCGCGCCGGCGCACCGGTCGGCGTGCCCGCGCCATCCCGGCGGGGCCGCGCGCCCACCGCGGACGGCCGATGAGCGGGAGGGGCTCTGA
- a CDS encoding ABC transporter permease — MRAPGRVGSAGRHAARWAVDTAGVLLALSAGVFALVLLARGDPAAVLAATRAGRAATPEQIEVVRAELGLDAPALVRYLRWLAGASTGDFGVSLRTNTPIGPEMADRLDVTLRLVAGSAVVALVVGIATGVAGAVLGRGPLRGALRGGALLAASVPAFWLSYLLVLVIALRLGLAPTSGMAGPATWVMPVTVLGLPAAGALSRVVAVTLREALDRPYVLAARARGSGPVSIVLRDGLPNAAGPILSLAGVMVGGLLVGTVVVEQIFGWPGLGAYFVHAAAARDVPAIQAGALALGCGFILANRLADVLHALIDRRGGRRSRLRQGGT; from the coding sequence ATGAGAGCACCGGGACGGGTGGGCTCCGCCGGACGCCACGCCGCGCGGTGGGCCGTCGACACCGCCGGGGTGCTCCTCGCGCTCTCCGCCGGCGTCTTCGCGCTCGTCCTGCTGGCGCGAGGTGACCCCGCGGCGGTCCTGGCGGCGACGAGAGCCGGCCGCGCCGCCACGCCCGAGCAGATCGAGGTCGTCCGCGCCGAACTGGGCCTCGACGCTCCCGCTCTGGTGCGGTACCTGCGGTGGCTCGCCGGCGCGAGCACCGGCGACTTCGGGGTGTCGCTGCGGACGAACACGCCGATCGGACCGGAGATGGCCGATCGGCTGGACGTGACGCTGAGGTTGGTGGCCGGCTCCGCCGTGGTGGCCCTCGTGGTGGGCATCGCCACCGGCGTCGCCGGAGCGGTGCTCGGACGCGGCCCGCTGCGCGGAGCCCTGCGCGGCGGGGCGCTGCTGGCGGCCTCGGTGCCGGCGTTCTGGCTGAGCTACCTGCTGGTGCTGGTGATCGCCCTTCGCCTCGGCCTGGCGCCGACGTCGGGGATGGCGGGCCCCGCGACATGGGTGATGCCGGTGACGGTGCTCGGACTGCCGGCGGCCGGCGCCCTCAGCCGGGTGGTGGCCGTCACGCTACGCGAGGCGCTCGACCGGCCGTACGTCCTCGCCGCGCGGGCGCGGGGCAGCGGGCCGGTCTCGATCGTGCTCCGCGACGGCCTGCCCAACGCCGCCGGGCCGATCCTGTCCCTGGCCGGAGTCATGGTCGGCGGTCTGCTGGTGGGCACGGTCGTCGTGGAGCAGATCTTCGGCTGGCCTGGTCTCGGCGCCTATTTCGTGCACGCGGCGGCGGCCAGGGACGTCCCTGCCATACAAGCCGGCGCGCTGGCCCTGGGCTGCGGGTTCATCCTGGCGAACCGCCTCGCCGACGTCCTGCACGCCCTCATCGACCGCCGTGGCGGGCGAAGGTCGCGGCTCCGGCAGGGAGGGACGTGA
- a CDS encoding ATP-grasp domain-containing protein, translating into MTIVLLEALTFGLARLRDAAAEAGHRLCLLTGNRSVYGYELARLGPRDLEVVDVDTTDVPACAAVLDRIPDLAGLVNSTDTWMLPGAELAGRFGLATLGLDVARTLRDKAEVRTLLHRAGLSRAGATRVEPTAEAVTEAVAAIGVPAIVKDSAGTSSRSVWLIRDDAELDRAAREVKEATLMGAHLVAEPYFPGPVYSAETVSWEGRTRLLGVAVHLHTPEPVRREEAVAFPVAFPQPELDRLETWIGEVLGAVGFSAGVAHTEFAHTPDGPEVVEVNGRIAGAVIGEMMSRSLRENVYTAVIDAALGRRPRLLDAPLTVGRGYGMAFLHPPAPGRLAGWRGPERLPLFPGSPEFFPTAQAGDLIVHLADQRGCTALVMAEGTTAELGLHHALAAAGAVTHDMRPLD; encoded by the coding sequence GTGACCATCGTTCTCCTCGAAGCCCTCACCTTCGGCCTCGCACGCCTGCGGGACGCCGCCGCCGAGGCCGGGCACCGGCTGTGCCTGCTGACCGGCAACCGGTCGGTGTACGGCTACGAACTCGCCCGCCTGGGGCCGCGGGACCTGGAGGTGGTCGACGTGGACACCACCGACGTGCCGGCCTGCGCCGCGGTCCTCGACCGGATTCCCGATCTGGCCGGACTGGTCAACTCCACCGACACCTGGATGCTGCCCGGGGCGGAGCTGGCCGGACGGTTCGGCCTGGCCACCCTCGGCCTGGACGTCGCCCGCACCCTGCGGGACAAGGCCGAGGTCCGCACCCTGCTGCACCGGGCAGGGCTGAGCAGGGCCGGCGCGACCCGGGTGGAGCCGACGGCCGAAGCGGTCACCGAGGCGGTCGCGGCGATCGGCGTCCCCGCGATCGTGAAGGACTCGGCGGGCACCTCCTCCCGGTCGGTCTGGCTGATCCGTGACGACGCCGAACTCGACCGGGCCGCCCGCGAGGTCAAGGAGGCCACCCTGATGGGCGCCCATCTCGTGGCCGAACCGTACTTCCCCGGCCCCGTCTACAGCGCCGAGACGGTCAGCTGGGAGGGGCGCACGAGGCTGCTCGGGGTCGCCGTGCACCTCCACACGCCCGAACCGGTCCGGCGAGAGGAGGCCGTCGCCTTCCCGGTCGCCTTCCCACAGCCCGAGCTGGACCGGCTGGAGACCTGGATCGGCGAGGTCCTCGGCGCGGTCGGGTTCTCCGCCGGCGTCGCCCACACCGAGTTCGCCCACACCCCGGACGGCCCCGAGGTCGTGGAGGTCAACGGGCGAATCGCGGGGGCGGTCATCGGGGAGATGATGAGCCGCTCGCTGCGGGAGAACGTGTACACCGCCGTCATCGACGCCGCGCTCGGCCGGCGGCCCCGGCTGCTGGACGCGCCGCTGACCGTGGGGCGGGGCTACGGCATGGCCTTCCTGCACCCTCCGGCCCCTGGCCGGCTCGCCGGCTGGCGCGGCCCCGAACGGCTGCCGCTCTTCCCCGGGTCCCCCGAGTTCTTCCCGACCGCCCAGGCCGGGGACCTGATCGTCCACCTCGCCGACCAGCGGGGCTGCACCGCCCTCGTGATGGCCGAGGGAACCACCGCCGAACTGGGCCTCCACCACGCGCTGGCCGCGGCCGGCGCCGTCACCCACGACATGCGACCGCTGGACTGA
- a CDS encoding ABC transporter substrate-binding protein has protein sequence MPRPRSLVAALAVSLAFAGACSSGSGGAPASGASGSTSGASASTTLRIGLSAESGALDPHAFTGNFLLLDAIYEPLVTYGENGRLEPGLAESWTVAKDGKQVTFDLRDGVRFTDGAPVDAAAVKWNFDRWVGNERFSFFRASKVITAVEAPDPDTVVLKLSEPYEPLLQEMSIVRPVRLLSPKSVAADGRFQNAVGTGAWKLVSNTATGAVLERNDGYWGQKPRLKRLEFKVIPDSQARIDAMANGELDLAGGPYLAPITPVEARSLSGRDDVKLLTGAPDVSIMLGFNPKGPAGDKAVREAVIKSIDTASLAKALFLGQARPARRVFPPDVPDSGTDLRLGFDPAGAAGALDAAGYTLGGKTRVKDGKPLSLRLLIPAAPAEGQLDPRTMAAAIAAALGQVGIGVEITPVDAAAYYDERAEGRYDITFFETLGAPYDPSSSIVSLFTGDARAPLWATPATEDLVDKALFARDPASRATAYQALYDAVAADAGFVPLVYRPRLWAVRGEVRGFAVPATDVDLDLTGVTIG, from the coding sequence GTGCCGCGACCACGTTCGCTCGTCGCCGCCCTCGCCGTGTCGCTCGCGTTCGCCGGCGCCTGTAGCTCCGGATCCGGCGGCGCACCCGCGAGCGGCGCTTCGGGGTCCACGAGCGGCGCTTCGGCGTCCACGACGCTGCGCATCGGGCTGAGCGCGGAGTCGGGGGCGCTGGATCCGCACGCGTTCACCGGGAACTTCCTGCTGCTGGACGCGATCTACGAACCGCTGGTCACCTACGGCGAGAACGGCCGGCTGGAGCCGGGCCTGGCCGAGTCCTGGACCGTCGCCAAGGACGGCAAGCAGGTGACGTTCGACCTGCGGGACGGCGTGCGCTTCACCGACGGCGCGCCGGTGGACGCCGCCGCCGTCAAGTGGAACTTCGATCGGTGGGTGGGCAACGAGCGCTTCTCCTTCTTCCGGGCGTCGAAGGTCATCACCGCGGTCGAGGCTCCGGACCCGGACACCGTCGTGCTCAAGCTGTCCGAGCCGTACGAGCCCTTGCTCCAGGAGATGTCGATCGTACGGCCCGTCCGGCTGCTCAGCCCGAAGTCGGTCGCCGCCGACGGCAGGTTCCAGAACGCTGTGGGCACCGGCGCCTGGAAGCTCGTGTCCAACACCGCCACGGGAGCGGTGCTGGAACGCAACGACGGCTACTGGGGGCAGAAACCCCGGCTGAAGCGGCTGGAGTTCAAGGTCATCCCCGACTCGCAGGCCCGGATCGACGCGATGGCCAACGGCGAGCTCGACCTGGCCGGCGGCCCGTACCTGGCGCCGATCACCCCCGTGGAGGCCCGCTCGCTCAGCGGGCGCGACGACGTCAAGCTGCTCACCGGCGCGCCGGACGTCTCCATCATGCTCGGGTTCAACCCCAAGGGCCCGGCCGGCGACAAGGCGGTACGGGAGGCCGTCATCAAGTCGATCGACACCGCGTCGCTGGCGAAGGCGCTGTTCCTGGGGCAGGCGCGACCGGCCAGGCGGGTGTTCCCGCCGGACGTGCCCGACTCCGGCACCGATCTGCGCCTGGGCTTCGACCCGGCCGGTGCGGCCGGAGCGCTGGACGCCGCCGGATACACCCTCGGCGGGAAGACCCGGGTCAAGGACGGGAAACCGCTCTCGCTGCGGCTGCTCATTCCCGCGGCCCCGGCCGAGGGGCAGCTCGACCCTCGCACCATGGCCGCGGCGATCGCCGCGGCTCTCGGGCAGGTGGGCATCGGGGTCGAGATCACGCCGGTCGACGCCGCCGCGTACTACGACGAACGCGCGGAGGGCAGGTACGACATCACGTTCTTCGAGACCCTCGGCGCGCCCTACGATCCCTCCAGCTCGATCGTTTCCCTGTTCACCGGCGACGCGCGGGCACCGCTCTGGGCGACGCCGGCCACCGAGGACCTGGTCGACAAGGCGCTGTTCGCCCGGGACCCCGCCTCCCGCGCGACGGCGTATCAGGCCCTCTATGACGCCGTGGCCGCCGACGCCGGGTTCGTGCCGCTGGTCTACCGGCCGCGGCTGTGGGCGGTCCGCGGCGAGGTGCGAGGCTTCGCGGTCCCGGCCACCGACGTCGACCTCGACCTGACCGGAGTCACCATCGGATGA
- a CDS encoding class I SAM-dependent DNA methyltransferase: MNEYGPETYGERNADVYDEWHADLDPADAVRCLAELIKEGPAGPVLELAVGTGRVTIPLAAQGIDLRGVDASEAMVARMRAKPGGERIPVTIGDMADVDTGTDERFAMVFVVFTTFFFLMTQEAQVRCFANVARRLAPGGRFVLECLVPDLARYQRNQSLDTHRVDHDHVRLVAVRHDPIGQRFDGQHILITDQGIRLAPVSMRYAWPSELDLMARLAGLEPRHRWGGWRREPYLGTGAHVTVYEKPA; the protein is encoded by the coding sequence ATGAACGAGTACGGACCGGAGACCTACGGCGAGCGCAACGCCGACGTCTACGACGAGTGGCACGCCGACCTCGACCCGGCCGACGCCGTGCGCTGCCTGGCCGAGCTGATCAAGGAGGGGCCGGCGGGCCCGGTCCTCGAACTGGCCGTGGGCACCGGCCGGGTCACCATCCCCCTGGCCGCGCAAGGCATCGACCTGCGGGGCGTCGACGCCTCCGAGGCGATGGTGGCCCGTATGCGGGCCAAACCCGGGGGAGAGCGCATCCCCGTCACGATCGGCGACATGGCCGACGTCGACACCGGCACCGACGAGCGGTTCGCCATGGTCTTCGTCGTCTTCACCACCTTCTTCTTCCTGATGACCCAGGAAGCCCAGGTGCGCTGCTTCGCCAACGTCGCCCGGCGGCTCGCCCCGGGCGGGCGGTTCGTTCTGGAGTGCCTGGTGCCCGACCTCGCCCGCTACCAACGCAACCAGAGCCTCGACACCCACCGCGTCGATCACGACCACGTGCGCCTGGTCGCGGTCCGCCACGACCCGATCGGCCAGCGTTTCGACGGCCAGCACATTCTCATCACCGACCAGGGCATCCGGCTGGCCCCGGTCTCCATGCGCTACGCCTGGCCGTCCGAACTCGACCTGATGGCCCGCCTCGCCGGGTTGGAGCCGCGCCACCGCTGGGGCGGCTGGCGCCGCGAACCGTACCTCGGCACCGGCGCCCACGTCACCGTCTACGAGAAGCCCGCCTAG
- a CDS encoding pyridoxal-phosphate dependent enzyme: MHSHVTDAIKAPSLIRLSGNMVLARFETLKIYAALGAVRALLEAGTVRPGDTLIDSSSGIYALALAMVCHRHGLRCHIVASTTVTPAIRSQLEILGATVDQMPAETNLRLDQHRRVARVQELLRGNPHMHWMRQYHDPVHCLGYAETAALVRTALPDTPLTLVTSVGTGASSAGLIQPIREHEPSARLVGIQPFGSVSFGSERFADPEAIIAGIGSAIPFDNVRHELYDRIHWMSFRHAMAGTIALMRAHAVFAGLSTGAAYLAARWEARRHPERTHLLVGADTGHRYVEKVFARHDEAPDADTLQPTEITSLDDLTPPWSTMPWARRRHPSPPGRMPAATPLTADSPRPCPSGGRPAATG, translated from the coding sequence CTGCACTCCCATGTCACCGACGCGATCAAGGCGCCGAGCCTGATCCGCCTTTCCGGCAACATGGTCCTCGCCCGCTTCGAGACACTGAAGATCTACGCCGCCCTCGGGGCGGTACGGGCACTGCTGGAGGCGGGAACCGTACGCCCTGGCGACACCCTCATCGACAGTTCCAGCGGCATCTACGCACTCGCCCTGGCCATGGTGTGCCACCGCCACGGACTGCGCTGCCACATCGTCGCCTCCACCACGGTGACCCCGGCCATCCGGTCGCAGTTGGAGATCCTCGGCGCCACCGTGGACCAGATGCCCGCCGAGACGAACCTGCGGCTCGACCAGCACCGGCGGGTGGCCCGCGTCCAGGAACTCCTGCGCGGAAACCCCCACATGCACTGGATGCGCCAGTACCACGACCCGGTGCACTGCCTGGGGTACGCGGAGACGGCGGCGCTGGTGCGGACGGCCCTGCCCGACACCCCGCTCACCCTGGTGACCAGCGTCGGCACGGGCGCGTCGAGCGCCGGCCTGATCCAGCCGATCAGGGAGCACGAACCGTCGGCCCGGCTGGTCGGGATCCAGCCCTTCGGCAGCGTGAGCTTCGGCAGCGAACGGTTCGCCGACCCCGAGGCCATCATCGCCGGCATCGGCAGCGCCATCCCCTTCGACAACGTCCGGCACGAGCTCTACGACCGGATCCACTGGATGAGCTTCCGGCACGCCATGGCCGGCACGATCGCGCTGATGCGCGCGCACGCGGTCTTCGCGGGCCTGTCCACCGGCGCGGCGTACCTGGCCGCGCGCTGGGAGGCGCGGCGCCATCCGGAGCGGACCCACCTGCTGGTCGGGGCCGACACCGGGCACCGCTACGTCGAGAAGGTGTTCGCCCGCCACGACGAGGCCCCGGACGCGGACACGCTCCAGCCCACCGAGATCACGTCGCTCGATGACCTGACCCCGCCCTGGTCGACCATGCCCTGGGCACGCCGCCGACACCCTTCCCCACCCGGCCGCATGCCTGCGGCCACCCCCCTGACGGCCGACTCACCCCGTCCCTGCCCGTCAGGCGGCCGGCCGGCCGCGACCGGATGA
- a CDS encoding MFS transporter has protein sequence MGGFLVNVGSFSIYPFMAVLLRERMGMGMEQAGVVLGAATLVQFATAPFTAAVAERVGLRRSLIGALVLYSLGGVAFLTGAGAPVLTVAGLILISAGGSLYSPAYRSYLVRGASSEQRPRLVSAGNAAGNLGIALGPVVGALLIQRPGEMFTVVTAVYASVALGHVFLRGERRVEDAPAVEPFRRMLHGLAVLPFVVTALTFYVHMQFYQYLSSYAQGRVATVVFGVAMMGYSLGLVLVQPLVARRVERMSHAAAMGIGFGCLAAGMVAFAGGNGLTLVAGVAVISVGSAVLFLKNDLEALARSRRSATVVFGQQRLAVGVGSCLSGVVGGTVYDVFERGGHLPMFWLVVAAQCVLYPVLVLAAGRLSSGRGRPAA, from the coding sequence GTGGGCGGCTTTCTGGTCAACGTCGGCTCCTTCTCCATCTATCCGTTCATGGCCGTGTTGCTGCGTGAGCGGATGGGCATGGGGATGGAGCAGGCCGGCGTGGTGCTGGGGGCCGCGACCCTGGTGCAGTTCGCCACCGCGCCGTTCACGGCGGCGGTGGCCGAGCGGGTGGGATTGCGGCGATCGCTGATCGGTGCCCTGGTCCTCTACAGCCTCGGCGGGGTCGCCTTCCTGACGGGAGCGGGCGCCCCGGTGCTCACCGTCGCGGGCCTGATCCTCATCTCCGCAGGCGGCTCCCTCTATTCGCCCGCGTACCGCAGCTACCTCGTGCGCGGCGCGAGCAGCGAGCAACGGCCCCGGCTGGTCTCCGCGGGCAACGCCGCCGGCAACCTCGGCATCGCTCTCGGACCGGTCGTGGGGGCCCTGCTCATCCAGCGTCCCGGCGAGATGTTCACCGTCGTCACCGCGGTCTACGCGAGCGTGGCGCTCGGGCATGTCTTCCTGCGCGGGGAGCGGCGCGTCGAGGACGCCCCGGCGGTGGAGCCGTTCCGGCGGATGCTGCACGGCCTGGCGGTGCTGCCCTTCGTCGTCACCGCCCTGACCTTCTACGTGCACATGCAGTTCTACCAGTACCTTTCCAGCTACGCGCAGGGGCGCGTGGCCACTGTGGTCTTCGGCGTGGCGATGATGGGGTACTCGCTCGGGCTGGTGCTCGTGCAACCGCTGGTGGCGCGGCGCGTCGAGCGGATGAGTCACGCGGCGGCGATGGGCATCGGGTTCGGCTGCCTGGCGGCGGGCATGGTCGCCTTCGCCGGCGGGAACGGGCTCACGCTCGTGGCCGGCGTCGCCGTCATCAGTGTCGGCAGCGCGGTGCTGTTCCTCAAGAACGACCTCGAGGCGCTGGCCAGGTCGAGGCGGTCCGCCACCGTGGTCTTCGGGCAGCAGCGGCTGGCCGTCGGCGTCGGCTCCTGCCTCAGCGGCGTCGTCGGCGGCACCGTGTACGACGTGTTCGAGCGCGGCGGCCACCTTCCGATGTTCTGGCTCGTCGTGGCCGCCCAGTGCGTCCTGTACCCGGTACTCGTGCTCGCGGCCGGGCGGCTCTCATCCGGTCGCGGCCGGCCGGCCGCCTGA